In the genome of Tropicibacter oceani, one region contains:
- a CDS encoding polyprenyl synthetase family protein: protein MPDELQSALSGAADRVQATLGDLLRADEGTVAQAMLYAVEGGKCLRAFLVFEGARAHGLAPDLAAPAATAVECIHAYSLVHDDMPCMDDDDLRRGRPTVHRVWDEGTALLVGDALQALAFESVALGDLPASARLALSASLARAAGLRGMVGGQAMDIAAESAAEPLTLDQITDLQRGKTGALIEWSATAGAVMAGADPAPLRRYGQALGLAFQIADDILDVEGDAATVGKAVGKDAGRGKATFVSLLGLDGAKRRAENLVNEACDALSVYGDKADCLRDAARFVISRRN, encoded by the coding sequence TTGCAATCCGCGCTGAGCGGGGCGGCGGACCGGGTGCAAGCCACGCTTGGCGACCTGTTGCGCGCTGACGAAGGCACGGTCGCGCAGGCGATGCTGTACGCGGTCGAGGGCGGCAAATGCCTGCGCGCCTTCCTGGTGTTCGAAGGCGCCAGGGCGCATGGGCTGGCCCCGGACCTGGCGGCGCCCGCTGCCACGGCGGTAGAGTGCATCCACGCCTATTCTCTGGTGCATGACGACATGCCCTGCATGGACGACGATGACCTGCGGCGGGGTCGTCCGACGGTGCACCGGGTCTGGGACGAAGGCACGGCGCTGCTGGTTGGCGATGCCTTGCAGGCGCTGGCCTTTGAAAGCGTCGCCTTGGGTGATCTGCCGGCATCGGCGCGGTTGGCGCTGTCGGCATCCTTGGCGCGGGCGGCAGGGTTGCGCGGCATGGTGGGCGGCCAGGCGATGGACATCGCCGCCGAAAGCGCCGCCGAGCCGCTGACGCTGGACCAGATCACCGACCTGCAACGCGGCAAGACCGGTGCCCTGATCGAATGGTCAGCGACGGCGGGGGCGGTGATGGCCGGGGCCGACCCTGCGCCGCTGCGCCGTTATGGCCAGGCGCTTGGCCTGGCCTTCCAGATTGCCGATGACATCCTGGATGTCGAAGGCGATGCCGCCACTGTCGGCAAGGCGGTGGGCAAGGATGCGGGACGGGGCAAGGCCACCTTTGTCAGCCTGCTGGGGTTGGACGGGGCGAAACGCCGCGCGGAAAACCTCGTGAATGAGGCATGTGATGCCTTATCTGTCTATGGTGACAAGGCCGATTGCTTGCGGGATGCCGCCCGTTTCGTTATTTCGCGCCGTAACTGA